GCGATGGTCGAGTCGGGGCGTCGCTCACGGTGTGGGCAGTATAATCATCTCTCGTCCGAGACCCATCCGAGACTTCCGGGGTTTCGAGACTGCGGAAGTCTGCGTGGAACCATCTCGCTTATGGCCGAAAATATCAGCAGCCTGATCGTCGCTGCCGTCAGCTTGTGTGGCGCCATTGTCGTTGCCTTGCTCGCCGGCATGACGATCTGGACCTTCCGCGACATCCGCTCGCGCACTCGCGATCCGTTCGTGCAGATTCTCGCTACCGTCATGGTCGGCGTCATCCCCATCGCCGGCATCCTCGTGTATTTCATGCTCCGCCCGCGTGAGACGTTGAGCGAGCAATATGTGCGCGCGTTGGAGGAAGAGTCGCTGTTGGCCAGCATCGAGAATCAGGAGTTCTGTCCCACTTGCGGCCGGCGCGTGGATTCCGACATGCAGTTCTGCCCGTCCTGCCATACCAAGCTGCGCAACGCGTGCCCGAACTGTGGGCGCGCTGTGCATCTCTCCTGGGATTTGTGCCCATATTGCGGCACCGGCCTGACGCCCGAGATGTCTACCGCGACCGTTGCCCGGCCACAGCCCAAGCGCGTGAGCGCCGCGACGCCACCACAAATGCCTGCGCCGGCGACATCAGCGGTCACGTCGCCACGTGCCGCCAAGCCCAGCATGCTGGATCGGGTGAGCGAAGCGATCGGTGGGATGGTAGATAAAGTGACCTCGCTCGCAGCGTCCCCTGCGCCGAATGGACAATCCGGCGATGGCGCCGAGGAGCCGTCGGCACCACCATCTGCCGCGAATGCGAACGCCAGCAACGGTGTTCCACCCCAGCCCAAGCCGGCGAAGAAACCCGCCGTCAGTCGGGAGGAATTGGAGTAGCCGGCCCCATCGTTTGCCCCATGCCGCTCTCCAACCAGCAACTCGCCGCCATCTTCAACGACATCGCCGACCGTCTCGACATCCAGGGCGAGATCGTCTTCAAAGTGCGCGCCTATCGCACGGTCGCCGAGAACATCCTCAACGCGCCGCGACCGGTGGCCGATCTATGGCGGGAAGGCGCGCTCGATCAGATCCCCGGCGTCGGCAAAGAAATCGCTGCCAAGATTGACGAGCTGATGCGCACGGGTCGGCTGGAGTTCTACGAGCGCCTGCGCGACGAAGTGCCGGACGGCGTGGCGGCTATGTTGCGCGTGCCGAATGTAGGCCCGAAGCGCGTCAAGGAATTCTGGGAGAAACTCGGCATCGCCAGCGTAGACGACCTGGAAGCTGCCGCACGGGCCGGAAAGTTGCGCGACCTGCCGCGCATGGGCGAGAAGGCCGAGCAGAAAATCCTGGCCGGCATTGAGTCTTTGAAGCGCCACGCGACCGGTCGCATGCGCCTGGGCGACGCGCTGCCCATCGCGCAACGCATCGTGGCGGCGCTGCGCGTAGCGCCGGGTGTGCAAAAGGCGGAATGCGCCGGCTCGTTGCGCCGCGGTAAAGAGACGATTGGCGACATAGATATCATCGTCGCCGCAACCGACCCCGCGCCGGCGATGCAAACCTTCCTTGCGCAGCCCGGCATCGCCGAGGTGCTTGCAGCGGGTGAGACCAAGAGCAGCGTGCGGCTGGAAAGTGGCTTGCAAGTGGACGTGCGCGTCGTAGAGCCGCGCGTGTGGGGCACGGCAATGCAGTATTTCACCGGCAGCCAACTACACAACATCAAGGTGCGTGAGCTGGCGCAAAAGAAGGGTCTGACGCTCAACGAGTATGCCGTGTCGAAATTTGGCGGCAAGGACAGCGCGGAGAGTGGTGAAACGTTCGCCGATGAGCCGGCGCTATACGCCCGCTTGGGTATGGCTTACATCCCGCCGGAGCTGCGCGAAGACCGCGGTGAGGTGGAGAAGGCGCTGGAGTTGGGTCCGGGGCGCGTCGTGATGCCCGACCTGATTGACCTGCGCGACCTGAAGGGCGACCTGCAGATGCACACCACCTGGAGCGATGGCGCCGGCGATGTGATGAGCATGGCGCGCGCTGCGATCGCGCTGGGCTACGAATACATCCTGATCACTGACCACACTGCCGGTCTGGGCGTGGTGAACGGGCTGACGCCTGAGCGCATCGCGCAGCAGCGCAAGGAGATTGATCGAGTCAACGCGCAACTGAAGAAGGAAGGGATCAAGTTCCGCGTGCTGCAGGGCGTCGAGGTGGAAGTGAAGAGCGACGGCTCGCTCGACCTACCGGACGAGGTGCTGGCCCGGTTGGATCTGGTGCAGGCATCCGTGCATACGGCGCTGACGCAGCCGCGCGAGAAGATCACCGCGCGCGCCATTAAGGCGCTGCAGAACCCGCATGTGAACGTCCTCGGCCATCCCTCTGGTCGGCTGCTTAACGAGCGCGAAGGCGCGGACTACGAGTGGGAAGCGTTGTTCCGCGCGGCGCTCGAATACAACGTCGCCCTGGAGATCAACGCCGATCCCAGCCGACTCGACCTGAACGACGTGCTGGCCCGGCGCGCTGTCGAGCTAGGCTGCAAACTCAGCATCAGCACCGATGCGCATTCGCCCGATGGCCTGCGCAACATGATCCTGGGCGTGACGGTAGCGCGGCGCGCGTGGGTGACACCCAGCTCGGTGATCAACACCTGGCCGTTGACCAAGCTCCTCAAGTGGGCGGATAAGTCGCGCGTGTGACCTAAGTCATTGTCGCTTCTGGAAGCCAGCCTACTATCTCCACCAAACGCATTTCCATGTTTGCATGGAGGAGATAGTCATGTCCAACAAGCGCATCCCCGTGATCGCCGGAGCGCTGGTCGTGCTCTTCATCGCCCTGTTGTTCATCGTCGGCCGTTCGCTGACTGCGCCCAGCGCGCCGCCAGCGACTGTCGCCTCACCCACCACAGCGCCTCAGGCACAAGCAACGCTTCCGGTGCAAGCCCAAACCGCAAGCCAGCAAACCCAAGAGGCTGCCGGCAAACCACCGGGCCTGTATGACGCCGAGCTGGCTATCTCGGCAATGCAGAAAGGCGGCTGCGGCGCATGCCATATCATCCCCGGCGTGCCGAACGCCGTCGGCACTATCGGTCCCAACTTGACCGACATCGCTACGATGGTGCAGACGCACTTGCAAGAGGGCAAATACACCGGCTCGGCCAAGACCGTGGAGGAGTTCCTGCATGAATCCATCGTTTCTCCCGATGCCTTCCTCGCGCCGGATTGCGGCGGCGCACCTTGCCAGAAGGGGTTGATGCCGGGCAACCTGGCGAACGTGCTCACGGCTAATGAGATCAATAGCGTCGTGGCCTATCTGATGCGCGGCCCGCAGGAGGCTGCTGCCAAGTCGGAGGCAGAAAGCGCCGCGCAGCCCGCGCCCGTCGCCGCCAGCGAATCGCCGATGCTCACCGAGGCCGAATTCGCCTGGGCCAAGCAGACCTACTTCGAGCGCTGCGCCGGCTGTCACGGCACACTGCGCAAAGGCGCTACCGGCCCGGCGCTCACGCCCGACAAGACGTTGCCCAAAGGCACGCTCGCACTATCCACCATCATCTTCAACGGCACGAACCGTGGCATGCCGGACTGGGGCAAGCAGGGGTTCATGACTCAGGCGCAAACCGAGGTGATGGCTAAGTTCCTGCAAAACGAGCCGCCTGCGCCGCCGGAGATGTCGCTCGCGCAGATGAAAGCCACCTGGAAGCAGTTCGTTCCACCGGCCGATCGCCCGACTACAGTGCAGACCGACCGCGACTGGCGTAACTACTTCGTCGTCACCTTGCGCGATGCCGGTAAGGTGGCTGTGATTGACGGCGACACACACGAGATCGTCGAGACCGTGGACACCGGCTATGCCGTGCATATCACCCGCATGTCGGCCACCGGCCGCTATGCCTACGTCATCGGGCGCGATGGTAAGTTGGCAATGGTGGACTTGTGGCCGGAGAAGCCGCAAAAAGTGGCCGAGGTGCAGGTGTGCTACGACGCACGCTCGGTCGAAGTGAGCAAATACAAGGGCGAGCTAGGCGACTTCACCGACAAATATGCCATCGTCGGCTGCTACTGGCCGCCGCACTTCGTCATCCTCGATGGCCAGACGCTCGAGCCGTTCAAAGTCGTCAGCACGCGCGGCTACACCGTGGACGCCAACGAGTTCCATCCCGAACCGCGCGTCGCCAGCATCGTTGCCTCGCACTTCAAGCCGGAATGGATCGTCAACGTGAAGGAGATCGGCCAGATCTGGCTGGTGAGCTATGCCGATCCGCACAACCCAACGATCAAGATGATCGAAGCCGCGCCCTTCCTGCACGATGGCGGGTGGGATGTGAGCAAGCGTTACTTCCTGGTAGCGGCCAACCAGTCCAACAAAGTGGCTGTGGTGGATGCGAAAGAGAGCAAACTCGTCGCGATGGTGGACACGCCGGCCGTGCCGCACCCGGGACGCGGTGCGAACTGGGTGGATCCGCAATACGGACCGGTGTGGAGCACCTCGCATCTGGGCGATGCAGCCATCACGTCCATCGGCACCGATCCCGAAGGCCATCCTGACGCCGCATGGAAAGCTGTGCGTGTGACGAAGTTGCCAGGCGCTGGCAGCTTGTTCATCAAGACGCACCCCAAGAGCCAGTGGATCTGGGTGGACATGACGCTCAACCCCGACCCGGTGCTGGCACGCACGATCTGCGTCATTGCCAAAGCGCAGCCCGACCGCACGTACAAGTGCTGGGAGGTTGCTGGCTACGGCCGCGCCGTGCACATGGAATACAACCAGCAAGGCGATCAGGTGTGGGTGAGCGTGTGGGGCGACGCCAGCAAGCCCGGCGAGACCGGCGAGATCGTGATCTACGACGACGCGACGCTGCAGGAGAAGGCGCGCATCCCGAATCTGATCACGCCGACGGGCAAGTTCAACGTGAACAACACGGTGGAGGACATCTACTGACGCAGACCGGCTAGAACCAGGACCAACAGAGACCGGGTTCCTTTGAGGAGCCCGGTCTCCTTTTCGAGTAGACCGGGTGTTGGTTCTGCGCCTGACAGACGTGCATAAAGCGTGGCGCGGCGCGTTTATTATCGCAACCTATGCGCAGCACCGACGTCCAACTCAGCCACCAGCGCTTGAGCGCAGTCTTCTGGCTCGTCGTCGCTTCACTGATCTGCCTGAGCATGTGGGCGGCGCGCGTCATCTACACCGGCTCGATCTCCTATCGCTTCCTGCTATGGAATCTCTTTTTGGCGTGGGTTCCGCTGCTGTGTGCGCTCATGACCGAACTGACGCGCGAGCTACTGGCCGGCACATGCAGTGTGGTCTGGCTGTTGTTCTTCCCCAACGCGCCCTACATCATCACCGATTTGGTGCATCTGCACGACCACGGCCGCTGGATGTTCTGGGTCAACCTCATCACCCTGCTGTCGTTTGCCATGACCGGCCTGCTGCTGGGCTATCTCTCGCTCTACGTGATGCAAAAGCGGGTAAAAGGGCGCTTCGGCGCAGCGGCCGGCTGGGCATTCGCCCTTGGCACGCTTGGGTTGTGCAGCTTTGGCATCTACCTGGGACGTTTCGGGCGGTGGAACAGTTGGGACGTCGTGCTCGAACCGGTTTCGCTGTTGCGCGACATCTGGCAGATCATCCGGCACCCTGTCGGCAACTGGGAGGTGTATGCCATCTCTGCGCTGCTCGCTGCGTTCCTCGTCGGCATGTATCTGGTGCTGTATCACTTCGCGCGGCATACACCTGATCCCGTTCAACCAGTTCGCCAGCCTGCCGATAGCCGTTGAGACAGGCCTGCCGTTGCGCTTTCGGCCGGTGGTGCTCTAATGGACGCCATGATGACCACGCCTGCCGAAACGCATACCGAACGCTACTTTTCGCCCGATCCCGCCGTGCGTGACGTGGCGCGCACGCTCTATGCGTCCATCGCTGCGCTACCGCTCGTTTGTCCGCATGGCCATGTGGACCCCCGCGTCTTCGCCGATCCCGACTACAGCTTCGGCACGCCGGCCGATCTATTCATCATCCCCGATCACTACGTGGTGCGCATGCTGTATTCGCAGGGCGTGCCGATGGAAAGCCTGCTCCCTGCCATTGACGAAGCATACGCGTCGGCGCAGGAGAAGGAGCGCCGGCATCGCGCGATCTGGCAGACCTTCGCCGACCACTTCCACCTCTTCCGCGGCACCCCCACCGGTATGTGGATTCGCGACGAGTTGCGCGACATCTTCGGCATCCAGGAGAAGCTGACCAGCACGAACGCGCAAGCCATCTACGATCGAATCGCGGAGCAGCTGGCACGGCCGGACTTCCGCCCGCGCGCCCTCTATGCGCGCTTCAACATCGAGGTGCTATGCACTACCGACGCCGCGGCCGACCCACTTGTCCATCATCAGCGCATCGGCGAATCCGGCTGGGCGGGGCGCATCCTGCCCACCTTCCGGCCCGATGGCGTGATTAACATAGACGCACCCGATTGGCGCGCGAACATCGAGCGTCTCGCCGAGGTCAGCGGTATCTCAGTCACTAATTACCAGTCGTTTCTGACCGCTCTCGAGCAACGCCGCGCCTTCTTCAAGACGATGGGTGCCGTGGCGACCGACCATGCTGCGCTCACGCCGTTTACCGTCTTGCTGAGCGAACGCGAGGCCGACGCGATCTTCCAGCGTGCGCTACGCGACGAGACGATGCCTGACGACGCTGCACGGTTCACCGGCCACATGCTGATGCAAATGGCGCGTATGAGCATCGAGGATGGGTTGGTGATGCAACTGCACGTCGGCGCGTTGCGCAACCACAATCGTGCCGTATTCGAGCGCTTCGGGCCGGACAAAGGCGCCGATATTCCGATTGCTACCGAATACACGCGCAACCTGCAGCCGCTGTTGAACGCCTTCGGCAACGACCGGCGCTTCCGGCTGATTCTATTCACGCTGGACGAGATGACTTATGCTCGTGAACTTGCGCCGCTGGCCGGGCATTACCCCGCCGTCCGGCTCGGTCCCCCGTGGTGGTTTCACGATTCGCTCAACGGCATGCGTCGCTTCTTCGATCAGGTAATGGAGACCGCGGGGATCTACAACACAGCCGGATTCAACGACGATACACGCGCGTTCTGCTCCATCCCTGCCCGGCACGATCTGTGGCGACGTGCAGCGTGTGATTGGCTGGCCGGGCTGGTCGTGC
The window above is part of the Candidatus Roseilinea sp. genome. Proteins encoded here:
- a CDS encoding DNA polymerase/3'-5' exonuclease PolX; amino-acid sequence: MPLSNQQLAAIFNDIADRLDIQGEIVFKVRAYRTVAENILNAPRPVADLWREGALDQIPGVGKEIAAKIDELMRTGRLEFYERLRDEVPDGVAAMLRVPNVGPKRVKEFWEKLGIASVDDLEAAARAGKLRDLPRMGEKAEQKILAGIESLKRHATGRMRLGDALPIAQRIVAALRVAPGVQKAECAGSLRRGKETIGDIDIIVAATDPAPAMQTFLAQPGIAEVLAAGETKSSVRLESGLQVDVRVVEPRVWGTAMQYFTGSQLHNIKVRELAQKKGLTLNEYAVSKFGGKDSAESGETFADEPALYARLGMAYIPPELREDRGEVEKALELGPGRVVMPDLIDLRDLKGDLQMHTTWSDGAGDVMSMARAAIALGYEYILITDHTAGLGVVNGLTPERIAQQRKEIDRVNAQLKKEGIKFRVLQGVEVEVKSDGSLDLPDEVLARLDLVQASVHTALTQPREKITARAIKALQNPHVNVLGHPSGRLLNEREGADYEWEALFRAALEYNVALEINADPSRLDLNDVLARRAVELGCKLSISTDAHSPDGLRNMILGVTVARRAWVTPSSVINTWPLTKLLKWADKSRV
- the uxaC gene encoding uronate isomerase — encoded protein: MDAMMTTPAETHTERYFSPDPAVRDVARTLYASIAALPLVCPHGHVDPRVFADPDYSFGTPADLFIIPDHYVVRMLYSQGVPMESLLPAIDEAYASAQEKERRHRAIWQTFADHFHLFRGTPTGMWIRDELRDIFGIQEKLTSTNAQAIYDRIAEQLARPDFRPRALYARFNIEVLCTTDAAADPLVHHQRIGESGWAGRILPTFRPDGVINIDAPDWRANIERLAEVSGISVTNYQSFLTALEQRRAFFKTMGAVATDHAALTPFTVLLSEREADAIFQRALRDETMPDDAARFTGHMLMQMARMSIEDGLVMQLHVGALRNHNRAVFERFGPDKGADIPIATEYTRNLQPLLNAFGNDRRFRLILFTLDEMTYARELAPLAGHYPAVRLGPPWWFHDSLNGMRRFFDQVMETAGIYNTAGFNDDTRAFCSIPARHDLWRRAACDWLAGLVVRRIIDEEDALDMAHALAYDLTKITYNL